Proteins from one Longimicrobium terrae genomic window:
- a CDS encoding caspase family protein: protein MSRAMSIHIGVNRPCHRQAGGRPLQYSEITAWRMAELANQAGYDSLQVLQGQAATRSAVLQALSGAAGVMSQGDTLLVTFSGHGVPLPDQDGDERDGLDESWCLADSTLRDDELAEHWRLFERGVRIAVVAESCYSGGSGRDDKDYVCVPPRPGGGQRFRGTRGAGMDDQEAGNPCIVEAASDDDDIRASVLLLAASGEKQSAHDGVFTRYLLDVWQDGTFRGSYCNLFREVHRRVTAEYSSQHPQLKMLGAPDPEFSMAPAFHRDGTTRGARYRGAIRMVG from the coding sequence ATGTCCCGAGCCATGTCCATCCACATCGGCGTGAACCGGCCGTGCCACCGCCAGGCGGGCGGCCGCCCCCTTCAGTACAGCGAGATCACCGCGTGGCGAATGGCGGAGCTCGCCAACCAGGCCGGGTACGATTCGCTGCAGGTGCTGCAGGGGCAGGCGGCCACCCGGTCCGCGGTTCTGCAGGCGCTGTCCGGCGCCGCCGGGGTGATGTCTCAGGGTGACACGCTCCTGGTGACCTTTTCCGGCCACGGGGTCCCCCTGCCGGACCAGGACGGAGACGAGCGCGACGGCCTGGACGAGTCGTGGTGCCTGGCCGACAGCACGCTCCGGGACGATGAACTGGCCGAGCACTGGCGCCTGTTCGAGCGCGGCGTGCGCATCGCGGTGGTGGCGGAAAGCTGCTACAGCGGGGGCTCGGGGAGGGATGACAAGGACTACGTCTGCGTGCCGCCGCGGCCGGGCGGGGGACAGCGCTTCCGGGGGACGAGGGGGGCGGGGATGGACGATCAGGAGGCCGGCAACCCCTGCATCGTCGAGGCGGCCAGCGACGACGACGATATCCGCGCCAGCGTTCTGCTGCTGGCGGCGTCGGGGGAAAAACAGAGTGCGCACGACGGCGTTTTCACCCGCTACCTGCTGGATGTATGGCAGGACGGTACGTTCCGGGGCAGCTACTGCAATCTCTTTCGCGAAGTGCACCGGCGGGTCACGGCGGAGTACTCATCCCAGCATCCGCAGTTGAAGATGCTGGGCGCGCCCGATCCGGAGTTTTCCATGGCGCCCGCCTTTCACCGCGACGGCACCACACGGGGCGCCCGCTACCGCGGCGCGATCCGGATGGTCGGCTGA
- a CDS encoding CHAT domain-containing protein — translation MYSNLAATIFSHSWSNLHPSSTGQLPTPAVSLPTRSTEPRPNAPTKRLLLPLAALAVVVCGGVACNDSRQAVARPPVMEELVRAMPARVFTPRLSIPTAYRPCMPDKVHAGDIPRERCGEAGDTRLNLRKLAAAGDSFDPDSARASGVSGLVWRNSDEGALDDAIQALERALRLSSDSVPLLVDLSAAHMLRAEHSQNAFDLLVSLERALEAMSLDSTDVDAAFNAALAIERIGLQTEAVKAWEAYLSLDSASPWAADARRSLRVLRAIPPPLPDPVAGASAAQLRAFVARDRQRAREFGFADVLGAWGGAVLRGDTAATTAAAQLALAEGLAAALDRPDGLVDHSLADAVEAIHEAAGDTSATAALARAHKAFFAGVEHHRKGEIEQAGAAFKLVVDATPPSRVLKQYAEAHYAAMAQFFERDRLAKPLLERALAHVDTAQYPSLAARTLWFVANLKQKQIDYAPAPEQYLKSSSMFAQLGETENQATTLGNAGEVEHARGDRLVAYRQLHRAVTLLRGHRKSIRLPNLLTALSGVALDDGLTRAAFVLQEEGAGVALGLKTTPYAMVEALTARARMRMENGDETGARRDIDSAKVFAAQITDSSVVEWTENLVRFGRLVVEHPPLGAVYDSAAEFFRGEPTWLVPTLILRSEARHAALDDEGALKDLDLAMTYVRDAGSTEAAWLRAAVLDKQREHVDRMVMLAVRRGSPKEALAALERGRVSLFAARGAAAGPPRSRRGETAVEIALIGDTLLTWTVRGDSVSMVCDTVSRGDLLRQIERVGIALEASASAATVNARLSSLYDLLLRPVAGHLGGSEAPVVFLVDGEIAAIPFAALRDSASGRYLIQDHPIRYAATLADAAAPPLAWQAGGRALLVGNPTFNARFYPRLNPLPSAGLEADSLGGVYPDHTILKDSRATVEAFMAEARRARIIHYAGHSLFDDTRPERSYLLLAGADTTGRLRAVEVEKMDLHGVRLVVLSACRTLRARQGRSGGFAGLSRSLLVAGAGGVVGAMWEVDDGLTLPVMVAFHEVYAKSGDPAAALRAAQVEMITSPDVDQTSPAVWAAFRYAGP, via the coding sequence TTGTATTCCAACCTCGCTGCCACCATTTTCAGCCACAGTTGGTCCAATCTGCACCCGTCCTCCACTGGACAGCTTCCCACGCCTGCCGTGTCTCTCCCCACCCGCTCCACCGAGCCCCGCCCCAATGCTCCCACGAAGCGCCTGCTGCTTCCGCTCGCCGCCTTGGCAGTGGTGGTCTGCGGCGGCGTGGCATGCAACGATTCACGGCAGGCGGTGGCGCGCCCACCTGTCATGGAGGAACTCGTCCGCGCCATGCCGGCACGCGTGTTCACGCCGCGTCTCTCCATCCCCACGGCGTACCGGCCCTGCATGCCGGATAAGGTGCACGCGGGGGACATCCCACGCGAACGCTGCGGCGAGGCCGGGGACACGCGCCTGAACCTCCGGAAGCTGGCCGCGGCGGGCGACAGCTTTGATCCGGATTCCGCACGGGCGTCCGGGGTGTCCGGGCTGGTGTGGAGAAACAGCGATGAAGGTGCGCTGGATGACGCAATCCAGGCTCTGGAACGCGCGCTGCGGCTGTCCTCTGATTCCGTTCCGCTGCTGGTTGACCTTTCGGCCGCGCACATGCTGCGGGCGGAGCACAGCCAGAACGCGTTCGACCTTCTGGTGAGCCTGGAGCGCGCGCTGGAAGCCATGTCGCTGGATTCCACCGATGTGGATGCGGCTTTCAACGCGGCACTGGCCATCGAGCGGATCGGCCTCCAGACCGAGGCTGTGAAAGCCTGGGAGGCATACCTGTCCCTGGATTCCGCGTCCCCGTGGGCTGCGGATGCGCGCCGCAGCCTTCGCGTGCTGCGCGCCATCCCACCGCCGCTCCCCGATCCCGTGGCCGGGGCGAGCGCCGCGCAGTTGCGCGCGTTTGTGGCGCGCGATCGGCAGCGCGCGCGGGAGTTCGGCTTTGCAGATGTGTTGGGCGCGTGGGGCGGCGCGGTGCTGCGGGGCGACACCGCCGCAACCACCGCCGCTGCCCAGCTTGCGCTGGCCGAGGGTCTTGCGGCCGCGTTGGACCGCCCGGACGGGCTGGTAGATCACTCGCTGGCAGATGCAGTCGAAGCCATCCACGAAGCCGCGGGAGATACCAGCGCCACGGCAGCACTGGCCCGCGCGCACAAGGCGTTTTTTGCGGGAGTGGAGCACCACCGTAAAGGAGAAATCGAGCAAGCGGGGGCTGCCTTCAAGCTCGTGGTGGACGCTACCCCCCCGTCCCGCGTGCTGAAGCAGTACGCCGAAGCTCATTACGCGGCAATGGCGCAGTTCTTCGAGCGTGACAGACTTGCTAAGCCGCTGCTGGAAAGGGCGCTTGCACACGTGGATACGGCGCAGTACCCGTCACTGGCGGCACGCACCCTGTGGTTTGTGGCCAATCTGAAGCAGAAGCAGATTGATTATGCTCCTGCCCCGGAGCAGTATCTCAAGTCCTCCAGCATGTTCGCGCAACTGGGAGAGACGGAAAACCAGGCCACTACGCTTGGAAATGCAGGCGAGGTCGAGCATGCTCGGGGAGACAGGCTGGTGGCGTACCGGCAGTTGCACCGGGCCGTTACCTTGCTGCGGGGGCACCGCAAGTCCATTCGGTTGCCCAACCTGCTCACGGCGCTCTCGGGGGTCGCCTTGGATGACGGGTTGACGCGGGCAGCATTCGTATTGCAGGAAGAAGGTGCGGGCGTCGCACTGGGACTGAAAACAACTCCATACGCGATGGTCGAGGCACTCACGGCACGGGCGCGGATGCGCATGGAGAACGGCGACGAAACAGGTGCGCGGCGAGATATCGATTCCGCCAAGGTGTTCGCCGCGCAGATCACCGATAGCAGTGTGGTGGAGTGGACCGAGAATCTGGTTCGGTTCGGCCGCCTGGTAGTCGAGCACCCGCCGCTCGGTGCCGTCTACGATTCAGCCGCCGAATTCTTTCGAGGTGAGCCGACCTGGCTTGTACCGACTCTCATTCTCCGATCCGAAGCCCGACACGCGGCACTCGACGACGAAGGCGCTCTGAAGGATCTGGACTTGGCGATGACCTACGTTCGTGATGCGGGGAGCACCGAAGCCGCGTGGCTGCGGGCCGCCGTGCTGGACAAGCAACGGGAGCACGTGGACCGGATGGTGATGCTCGCGGTCAGGCGTGGCTCGCCGAAGGAAGCGCTGGCGGCTCTGGAACGCGGGCGTGTGTCCCTCTTCGCTGCGCGCGGCGCAGCGGCCGGACCTCCGCGATCCCGCCGGGGCGAAACAGCCGTAGAGATCGCGCTCATCGGTGACACGCTCCTGACGTGGACGGTAAGGGGGGATTCAGTCAGCATGGTGTGTGACACGGTGAGCCGGGGCGATCTGCTGCGGCAGATTGAGCGCGTGGGCATCGCCCTGGAGGCATCGGCGTCGGCGGCCACGGTGAACGCGCGGCTGAGCAGTCTCTATGATCTGCTGCTGCGTCCGGTGGCCGGGCACCTAGGAGGGTCGGAAGCGCCGGTGGTGTTCCTGGTGGACGGCGAGATCGCCGCCATTCCGTTTGCCGCCCTGCGCGACTCGGCGAGCGGCCGCTATCTGATTCAGGACCACCCGATTCGCTATGCCGCCACCCTGGCGGACGCTGCCGCTCCGCCGCTGGCGTGGCAGGCGGGTGGACGCGCGCTGCTGGTGGGCAATCCCACGTTCAACGCGCGCTTCTATCCCAGGCTGAACCCCTTGCCCTCAGCGGGCCTGGAGGCAGACTCGCTGGGAGGGGTGTATCCCGACCACACGATCCTCAAGGACTCCCGGGCCACAGTAGAGGCGTTCATGGCGGAGGCGAGACGCGCCCGGATCATCCATTACGCGGGGCACTCCCTGTTTGACGACACACGGCCCGAGCGCTCCTACCTGCTGCTGGCGGGCGCCGATACCACCGGGCGGCTGAGGGCGGTTGAAGTGGAGAAGATGGATCTGCACGGCGTGCGCCTGGTGGTGCTTTCGGCCTGCCGGACGCTGCGGGCACGCCAGGGACGGTCTGGCGGGTTTGCGGGGCTGTCGCGCTCGCTTCTGGTTGCGGGTGCCGGGGGCGTGGTGGGAGCCATGTGGGAGGTGGATGACGGGCTCACGCTGCCGGTGATGGTGGCTTTTCACGAAGTCTACGCCAAGTCCGGAGATCCCGCGGCCGCGCTCCGCGCCGCGCAGGTGGAGATGATCACATCCCCGGACGTGGACCAGACCTCACCCGCCGTCTGGGCCGCCTTCCGCTACGCCGGTCCCTGA
- a CDS encoding lamin tail domain-containing protein: protein MSRINGMASRAARVLVPVLAAAAMAACGDEQKLTGVEGRTARPPAGALQAFDCQASRTDGVTCRPAGAGAGGASAVILGQGGNGSTVRVTSSNIVYDSVSEIFSFDVTVKNVLNEAIGTPDGVVPDPQGIQVFFNSGPTVTGGTGTASVANADGTGTFTAANQPFFAYYEILEKDEVSAPRTWRLNYPNTATNVSFTVLVETDVQYLLVINEVLTNPGGTIADTNGEWFEVYNAGTLAVNLQNLVIADSAAAGRRPYHVIASSVSVAPGGYAVLGISADTLINGGVKVDYAYGSALSLANSLDAIKIARVYGTDTLTVDRAAYLSAAISAQNGISRELINPALDNSNIDGANWADASVSAIYGPGGRGTPKAQNSAFVP, encoded by the coding sequence ATGAGCAGAATCAACGGAATGGCCAGCCGCGCAGCGCGGGTTCTGGTTCCGGTGCTCGCCGCCGCCGCGATGGCCGCCTGCGGCGACGAGCAGAAGCTCACGGGCGTGGAGGGGCGCACAGCCCGTCCGCCCGCCGGAGCGCTGCAGGCGTTCGACTGCCAGGCCAGCAGGACGGACGGGGTCACCTGCCGGCCGGCCGGCGCCGGCGCGGGCGGCGCGTCGGCGGTGATCCTGGGCCAGGGAGGCAACGGAAGCACGGTTCGCGTCACCTCCAGCAACATCGTGTACGACTCCGTCAGCGAGATCTTTTCGTTCGACGTGACGGTAAAGAACGTCCTGAACGAGGCCATCGGCACGCCCGACGGCGTGGTGCCCGATCCGCAGGGCATCCAGGTGTTCTTCAACAGCGGGCCCACCGTCACCGGCGGCACGGGGACGGCCTCGGTCGCGAACGCGGATGGCACCGGCACCTTTACCGCCGCCAACCAGCCGTTCTTTGCCTACTACGAGATCCTGGAAAAAGACGAGGTCTCGGCGCCCAGAACGTGGCGGCTCAACTACCCGAACACGGCGACCAACGTCAGCTTCACCGTGCTGGTGGAAACCGACGTTCAGTACCTGCTGGTGATCAACGAGGTGCTGACCAACCCCGGCGGCACCATTGCCGACACCAACGGCGAGTGGTTCGAGGTCTACAACGCCGGAACGCTGGCGGTGAACCTTCAGAACCTGGTGATCGCCGATTCCGCCGCGGCGGGCAGGCGTCCGTACCACGTGATCGCATCGTCGGTGTCCGTGGCGCCCGGAGGATACGCGGTGCTGGGGATCTCGGCGGATACGCTCATCAACGGCGGCGTGAAGGTGGATTACGCGTACGGATCGGCGCTCTCGCTGGCCAACAGCCTGGATGCCATCAAGATCGCCCGCGTCTACGGCACCGACACGCTCACGGTGGACCGGGCGGCGTATCTGTCGGCGGCGATTTCCGCGCAGAACGGAATCAGCCGCGAGCTGATCAACCCCGCGCTCGACAACTCCAACATCGACGGCGCCAACTGGGCCGATGCGTCCGTTTCCGCCATCTACGGCCCCGGCGGCCGCGGCACGCCCAAGGCGCAGAACTCCGCCTTCGTGCCGTGA
- a CDS encoding dihydrofolate reductase family protein, translating into MRRVIVSEWMTLDGVVQAPMSAGEDASGGFRHGGWHAPFGEAVFQAWVVASVGAAGGYLLGRRTYDIFAAHWPNASPQEQMLAEPLNTRPKYVASTTLSEPLAWRNSTLLCGDVADSVAALKREDGGDLLVIGSTRLVQTLMAHDLVDEFRLIIDPVVVGGGKRLFADDGALRSLRLTDSTVTSTGAIIATYVPARG; encoded by the coding sequence ATGCGCAGGGTGATCGTGAGCGAGTGGATGACGCTGGACGGCGTGGTGCAGGCGCCGATGAGCGCGGGCGAGGACGCCAGTGGCGGCTTCCGGCATGGCGGATGGCACGCGCCGTTTGGCGAGGCGGTGTTTCAGGCGTGGGTGGTGGCGAGCGTTGGCGCGGCGGGCGGGTACCTGCTGGGGCGCCGCACGTACGACATCTTTGCCGCGCACTGGCCCAACGCCTCGCCGCAGGAGCAGATGCTGGCCGAGCCGCTGAACACGCGTCCCAAGTACGTGGCTTCCACCACGCTTTCGGAACCGCTGGCGTGGCGGAACTCGACGCTGCTTTGCGGGGATGTGGCGGATTCGGTGGCCGCACTCAAGCGGGAGGACGGGGGCGATCTGCTGGTCATCGGCAGCACGCGGCTGGTGCAGACGCTGATGGCGCACGATCTGGTGGACGAGTTCCGGCTGATCATCGATCCCGTGGTCGTCGGTGGCGGCAAACGGCTCTTTGCGGATGACGGCGCGCTCCGGTCGCTGCGGCTCACCGACAGCACGGTGACCAGCACCGGCGCCATCATCGCCACCTACGTTCCCGCTCGCGGCTGA
- a CDS encoding lamin tail domain-containing protein has protein sequence MRTPQLSLFRPLRMAAALLGICTLAGCGDGQPVASEAPRATALSPRVLQEFDCTASVTAGVRCAPARGSAGGASATIIGNSGVFVQLASSNVSYDTLTEILQFDVTVKNLMNEALGSPNGVVADPDGIRVFFHSGPTPTSGTGVVSVDNPDGYGDFTAMNQPYFTYHEILLKNAVSSPRPWRFHIPRGVTATFGVYVETDVQYLLVINEVLANPGGAITDSNGEWFEIYNAGSLAVNLQNLVIADSATAGRRPYHRIPSSFWVRAGGYAVLGGSADTLLNGGVPVDYAYGSALALANSLDAIKIARVYGTDTLTVDRAAYLSAAISAQNGISRELKNPLLDNSNIDGANWADAAISAVYGPGGRGTPKAQNSAFVP, from the coding sequence ATGCGCACACCTCAATTGTCCCTCTTCCGCCCGCTGCGGATGGCCGCGGCGCTGCTCGGGATATGCACCTTGGCCGGCTGCGGCGACGGGCAGCCGGTGGCCAGTGAGGCCCCGCGGGCCACCGCGCTCTCGCCACGTGTTCTGCAGGAGTTCGACTGCACGGCGAGTGTCACGGCGGGCGTGCGGTGCGCACCGGCCCGGGGCTCGGCGGGCGGAGCATCGGCGACAATCATCGGCAATTCCGGTGTGTTTGTGCAGCTCGCTTCGAGCAACGTGAGCTACGACACTCTCACCGAAATCCTTCAATTTGACGTGACGGTGAAGAACCTGATGAACGAAGCCCTCGGCTCGCCCAACGGCGTCGTCGCCGATCCGGACGGCATCCGCGTGTTCTTCCACTCAGGACCTACCCCCACCTCTGGGACCGGGGTGGTCAGCGTAGACAACCCCGACGGATACGGCGACTTCACGGCGATGAACCAGCCCTACTTTACGTACCACGAGATCCTCCTCAAGAACGCCGTATCATCCCCCAGGCCATGGCGGTTCCACATTCCGCGCGGGGTAACGGCCACCTTCGGTGTGTACGTGGAAACTGACGTGCAGTACCTGCTGGTGATCAACGAGGTGCTTGCCAACCCTGGCGGCGCCATTACCGACAGCAACGGCGAGTGGTTCGAGATCTACAACGCGGGTTCCTTAGCGGTGAACCTGCAGAATCTGGTGATTGCCGATTCCGCGACTGCGGGTCGGCGACCGTATCACCGGATTCCCTCATCGTTCTGGGTCCGTGCCGGCGGGTACGCGGTTCTGGGTGGTTCGGCGGATACGCTGCTCAACGGTGGTGTGCCGGTGGATTACGCGTACGGTTCCGCGCTCGCGCTGGCCAACAGCCTCGACGCCATCAAGATCGCCCGCGTCTATGGCACCGACACGCTCACGGTGGATCGCGCCGCGTATCTGTCCGCGGCCATCTCCGCGCAGAACGGGATCAGCCGCGAGCTGAAGAATCCCCTGCTCGACAACTCCAACATCGACGGCGCCAACTGGGCGGATGCAGCGATTTCGGCCGTGTACGGCCCCGGCGGCCGCGGCACGCCCAAGGCGCAGAATTCCGCCTTCGTGCCGTAA
- a CDS encoding pinensin family lanthipeptide yields the protein MKKLSLKLDELRIDSFVTDAESAERGTVQGAQISAAGTCIGQNTCRCTRAECYQPSEPGYATFVNNICIRC from the coding sequence ATGAAGAAGCTGAGCCTGAAGCTCGATGAACTGCGGATCGACAGCTTCGTGACCGACGCGGAATCCGCGGAGCGCGGCACCGTGCAGGGCGCGCAGATTTCCGCGGCGGGAACCTGCATTGGCCAGAATACCTGCCGCTGCACGCGCGCGGAGTGCTACCAGCCGTCTGAGCCGGGGTACGCCACGTTCGTGAACAACATCTGCATCCGCTGCTGA
- a CDS encoding RNA polymerase sigma factor, translating into MPPDRLEAEKLFLDNLGYIDRLIDMASRRAGLRGDDADDFAAWIRVRLMDDDYAVIRDFRGTAKLTTYLTTVVNYQSVEYQRLHGGRWRLSAAAQRLGPPAPELERLVYRDGYTIAQAGQLLRTAGRTEKTDTELAHLFKELRIREPLRPEHDSSDMALGSAAASEQADEHVAAAETAAQRVRVLTALQHAMAALDPIDAVIARMHYVDDFTIAAIARTLKLEQKPLYRRLDRVRKQLRSELEAQGIDKESVREILPEGDGA; encoded by the coding sequence ATGCCTCCTGACCGGCTGGAAGCTGAGAAGCTGTTTCTGGACAATCTGGGCTACATCGACCGCCTCATCGATATGGCCAGCCGCCGCGCCGGGTTACGCGGCGACGATGCCGACGATTTCGCCGCTTGGATCAGGGTGAGGCTGATGGACGACGATTACGCCGTAATCCGCGATTTCAGGGGTACGGCGAAGTTGACGACGTATCTGACAACGGTGGTCAACTACCAATCGGTGGAGTACCAGAGGCTGCACGGAGGCCGCTGGCGGCTTTCCGCGGCCGCGCAGCGACTGGGACCGCCCGCCCCTGAGCTGGAACGGCTGGTGTACCGCGACGGGTATACGATCGCCCAGGCGGGTCAACTCCTGCGCACTGCGGGACGCACTGAAAAAACGGACACCGAACTGGCTCACCTGTTCAAAGAGTTGCGGATCCGGGAGCCATTGCGTCCGGAACATGACTCGTCTGACATGGCGCTGGGCAGCGCGGCGGCTTCGGAGCAGGCGGACGAGCATGTCGCCGCCGCGGAAACCGCCGCTCAGCGCGTCCGTGTACTCACGGCGCTGCAGCACGCCATGGCGGCTCTCGATCCGATCGACGCGGTGATCGCCCGGATGCATTACGTGGATGATTTCACGATCGCCGCCATTGCCCGCACGCTGAAGTTGGAGCAGAAGCCCCTCTACCGTCGACTGGACCGCGTGCGCAAACAGCTTCGTTCGGAGTTGGAGGCTCAAGGCATCGATAAGGAGAGCGTACGCGAGATTCTGCCGGAAGGAGATGGAGCGTGA
- a CDS encoding Rrf2 family transcriptional regulator, which produces MAATTRFAIAVHAATALAHRAQREGTAWVGSPALAESIGTNPVVVRRIVMSLAGAGLIESQPGRGGGSRLARPAKAITLADIYRAVEGGNSPVLAHNPNPTNPGCAVSCSMHDALAPVFTEVDAAVESALDRTTLADVVARVRPPPARV; this is translated from the coding sequence ATGGCAGCCACAACTCGATTTGCGATCGCGGTGCACGCGGCGACGGCACTGGCGCACCGTGCGCAGCGCGAGGGCACCGCGTGGGTGGGATCGCCCGCGCTGGCGGAGAGCATCGGCACCAATCCCGTCGTCGTGCGCAGGATCGTGATGTCGCTCGCGGGGGCGGGGCTGATTGAGTCGCAGCCGGGCCGCGGCGGCGGATCGCGGCTGGCGCGTCCGGCCAAGGCCATCACCCTGGCCGACATCTACCGCGCGGTGGAGGGGGGAAATTCGCCGGTGCTGGCCCACAATCCCAATCCGACCAATCCGGGGTGCGCGGTCAGCTGCTCCATGCACGACGCGCTCGCCCCGGTGTTCACCGAGGTGGACGCGGCGGTGGAATCGGCGCTGGACCGCACCACCCTGGCGGACGTGGTCGCACGCGTGCGGCCACCGCCCGCGCGAGTCTAG
- a CDS encoding SDR family NAD(P)-dependent oxidoreductase, producing the protein MAGRLDGKIALVTGGSTGIGLGTAKRFAAEGAHVYITGRRPAELQAAAAEIGGNATAVQADSGRLDDLDRLYEQIRAERGRLDVLFVNAGGGSMLPLGSITEEQYEDTFNRNVKGVLFTVQKALPLLVDGASVILTSSTAGSTGTPAFSVYGASKAAVRSFVRSWILDVKHRGIRINAISPGPIETPGLLDLADTPEARQGLLDAMASQIPLGRVGRPDEVAGAAVFLASDDASFVNGIELFVDGGLAQI; encoded by the coding sequence ATGGCGGGAAGACTGGATGGCAAGATCGCGCTGGTCACGGGCGGCAGCACGGGGATCGGGCTGGGGACGGCCAAGCGCTTCGCCGCGGAGGGGGCGCACGTGTACATCACGGGCCGGCGCCCGGCCGAGCTGCAGGCCGCCGCGGCGGAGATCGGCGGGAACGCGACCGCCGTTCAGGCGGATTCCGGCAGGCTGGACGACCTGGACCGGCTGTACGAGCAGATCCGCGCGGAGCGGGGCCGGCTGGACGTGCTGTTCGTGAACGCGGGCGGCGGATCGATGCTTCCGCTGGGCTCCATCACCGAAGAGCAGTACGAGGACACCTTCAACCGCAACGTGAAAGGCGTGCTGTTCACCGTGCAGAAGGCGTTGCCGCTGCTGGTGGACGGCGCCTCCGTCATCCTGACGTCGTCTACCGCGGGCAGTACGGGAACGCCGGCGTTCAGCGTGTACGGCGCGTCCAAGGCAGCGGTGCGCAGCTTTGTCCGCAGCTGGATTCTGGATGTAAAGCACCGCGGCATCCGCATCAACGCCATCAGCCCCGGTCCTATCGAAACGCCCGGACTGCTGGATCTGGCCGATACGCCGGAAGCCAGGCAGGGATTGCTCGATGCCATGGCGTCGCAGATTCCGCTCGGCCGCGTGGGGCGGCCGGACGAGGTCGCCGGAGCGGCGGTGTTCCTGGCCTCGGATGACGCCAGTTTCGTGAACGGCATCGAACTGTTCGTGGACGGCGGCCTGGCGCAGATCTGA